Part of the Tolypothrix sp. PCC 7910 genome, CGCCCAATTTTCCACATACTTCATCAACGCTGTACCAATACCCCGCCGCCGATATTCTGGCAAAACGTAAAGCAGAAAAATGTGAGCATGACGAGTCCCTGTAACTTGATCGATGGCGTTTCCCACCCATAAGCAGGCGACGGGGGATAAGGAAGATGAGGGAGATAATATTTTCTTTTCTCCCTCTGCTCCCTCTGCTTCTTCTACCCACCACAAGGGCGTTTTACTAGAGAAGTATTGCTCGACTGTTTGCGCGAGATGGGAAAAATCCGCCTGGGGAAATATATCCTGGTAACTGCGTTGCATGAACTTTACCAGTAGCGCTCTATCTAAGCTGGAACCGAGGCGGATATTGTACCCTGGTAACAGTTGGTTAGGCACTGTGAATACTTGACAAAATTACCCCTACCTCTTCAATTGGTGCAGGTGCAGCCATATCGGAAGGTAAAAATATCCTGGCGCTGACTGCTACAAGGGCAAGGATAAATACTAGTACTACAAGCAAAGGGGCGATGTATTGACGAAAAATAGCCATATATGTATGTGAAGGAGCAAGGTACTGTCTACGAACTCAGTTGTGGAGATTTGTAAAGTTTTCTTGGTTTATTTTAGCGATGTTCAGGGGATAACTCACAAAAAGTTATCGGGCAAAAGTTACCGGGCAAAAGTTATCGGCGATCGCGATCCAAGTCTTCAATTACTTTCTCAACATACCAATTCTCAGACATTCCTGGGTAATTGTCCCTGGCTTGTTCAATTAAGCGTTCAGCAGTGTCTATATCACCATCTAGCCGCGCCACGAGATCATTTCTCAAATCGTTATGAGCGAGGAATTCTTGGGCTGTTTGTTGTGTGATTTCACTATTGAAGCTATTAAATGACTGTACTTGCTGGCGGCGCAATTGCCAAAATAAAACATAGTACAGTGTACCAAAAATTAAAATCAGGCTGATTGTTCCCAAAAAAGTTAGCAGGTTAAAGCCTAAAAACCCCAAAACTAACTGTGAGAGAACGTAGCCTAGTAGCAAGCCCGTAACCAAAAGGATAAACGTGCCGACAATAATTACTACTTGGTTCCCCATACATCCTCTTCTTCTTCCTCAAGTCCTGGTCTTTTAATTGCCACTGGTTGAGGGTTCCAGGGGGCAAAGATTGGTAATAGCAATAATCCTGGTACAGCAGCAACGATAGTAATGATGAAAAATAGCGGCCAACCTGTATTTTGTGCGATCACCCCACCGGGAGATGCGAGAATATCGCGGCTGACAGCCATCAAGCTAGAAAGTAAGGCATACTGAGTTGCTGAAAACTTCTGGTTACACAGACTCATTAAAAATGCCACAAATGCTGCTGTTCCTAAGCCACCACAGAACTGTTCGATGTTGATGGCCAAGACCATAGCTTGATAGTTTTTCCCTGTGTAAGCAAGAGATAAGTAAGCAAAATTACTCACAGCTTGTAGAATGCCAAATACCCAAAGCGATCGGTTGATGCCAATTCTACTCAAAATTGCACCACCTGCCAGTGCCCCTACAATGGTAGCGATTAATCCCATACCTACCTGAATTGCCCCAATATCGGTTTTGGTAAAACCAACTTGCAGCAAAAAGGGGGTGGTCATATTGCTCAGTAAAGCATCACCCAGCTTGTAAAGGGTAATGAACAATAAAACCAAAAGGCCTTGAATAACTCCTCGGCGCTGGAAAAATTCACTGAAGGGTAAAATGACGGCATCGGTTAATGAGGCGGGAGGGCTAATTGCTTCTGGTTCTGGTGCAAACAAAGTCGCAAAAATTCCCAAGACCATTGTACCTGCCATAAATAAATAAACTGATGACCAAGGGATTCTATCGGCAAGTATCAATGCTAAAGCACCAGCAACTAACAGGGCAATCCGATATCCTAAAATGAAAACTGCCGCACCAGCACCCATTTCGAGTTTTTGCAAAACGTCGGTACGGTAAGCATCAGCAGCAATATCTTGGGTAGCACTCAAAAAAGCAATAACTATAGCGTTAATGGCTAGCAGCTGTAATGCTTGTTTGGGTTGTTGGAATGCCATAATTGCGATCGCTACTGTTAAAGCCAGCTGCGTCACCACTAACCAACCCCGCCGTCGTCCCAAAAATGGCATAGTGAATCGGTCAAGAAACGGCGACCACAAAAATTTTAACGAATAAGGCAAACTAGCGAGGCTAAACCACCCAATAGCAGCCAAATCCACCTGTTCCACAGTCATCCAAGCTTTCAAGGTATTACCGATTAATAAAAGTGGTAAACCAGATGAAAACCCCAGAAACAATAAAGCCGCCATCTTGCGGCTACCAAAAACTTCCAATAGCGATCGCAATGGATTCATAGTTTCGTTTCGGTATCTCCTCACCTGTTACGAATTGCAGTTATCTTGCCATTACTGGAGGATTTCACGCAAATCGGGAAAGTGTTGGCTGTTGACGGTTGACTGTTAACTGGAGATGAGGGGAAATAACAAACACCAAACACCCAATTGCCCAATGCCCCAAGCCCCATGCCCCAACTACACTTGATAAACTTCATGCCCTCTAATTTCTACACCATGTGCAGCGAGACATTTTTCCCAGCCTTCACGAGTACCAATCTCGCTTTTTTGCTGGAGTAGCCCTAGTTGCTGTTCTTGCTGGGTGAGTTTCGCAAATTCTTCGTAACGTGGGTAGTTTTGTGTGACAAAGGTTTCTTTACGGTGCAAAATTGGCGGATTTGCCCGGTTTTCGTAGTCGCGGTGAGTGATTTTTAAAGTTAGGAAGTCAATAATGATACTGGCTTTTAAGGCAGGGTGGGGGTCTGAGTCGAATTCTGGATAGAAGAGATAGCAAATTTGCGGTTTGTCGGTGCAAAATTTGATTAAAGTGGCTCCATCTACACGCCCAATGGTACGGCTGGCGCAGCCTTCGTAGATTCGCAGTAAAGCATCGAGTTCTGCCAGGGCGGAAACATGGACATATAATGCCCCACGGGTATGTTTACCAATTTTGCTTTTTTCGCAGGCTGTTTGCACTACCCTGGGTTGTCCTAAGCTAAAAAGTTTTTGATCTGCGACTCCACAAGCTTCTTCGTAACTGCCAAAAAAGGCTTTGATGTCGTGACGAATTTCTGGGGCGAGTTTCTGCCAT contains:
- a CDS encoding N-acetyltransferase; protein product: MPNQLLPGYNIRLGSSLDRALLVKFMQRSYQDIFPQADFSHLAQTVEQYFSSKTPLWWVEEAEGAEGEKKILSPSSSLSPVACLWVGNAIDQVTGTRHAHIFLLYVLPEYRRRGIGTALMKYVENWAIQRGDRQLGLQVFQSNQPALNLYHQLGYQTQSLWMVKSLSMEK
- a CDS encoding ABC transporter permease; amino-acid sequence: MGNQVVIIVGTFILLVTGLLLGYVLSQLVLGFLGFNLLTFLGTISLILIFGTLYYVLFWQLRRQQVQSFNSFNSEITQQTAQEFLAHNDLRNDLVARLDGDIDTAERLIEQARDNYPGMSENWYVEKVIEDLDRDRR
- a CDS encoding AmpG family muropeptide MFS transporter; translation: MNPLRSLLEVFGSRKMAALLFLGFSSGLPLLLIGNTLKAWMTVEQVDLAAIGWFSLASLPYSLKFLWSPFLDRFTMPFLGRRRGWLVVTQLALTVAIAIMAFQQPKQALQLLAINAIVIAFLSATQDIAADAYRTDVLQKLEMGAGAAVFILGYRIALLVAGALALILADRIPWSSVYLFMAGTMVLGIFATLFAPEPEAISPPASLTDAVILPFSEFFQRRGVIQGLLVLLFITLYKLGDALLSNMTTPFLLQVGFTKTDIGAIQVGMGLIATIVGALAGGAILSRIGINRSLWVFGILQAVSNFAYLSLAYTGKNYQAMVLAINIEQFCGGLGTAAFVAFLMSLCNQKFSATQYALLSSLMAVSRDILASPGGVIAQNTGWPLFFIITIVAAVPGLLLLPIFAPWNPQPVAIKRPGLEEEEEDVWGTK